One genomic region from Paroceanicella profunda encodes:
- a CDS encoding helix-turn-helix domain-containing protein, producing the protein MIRTLAALATLLDAEAGAGRRVMPAGLEALARMHAPWTSSGVLAIDAAAGLVRLEGCHGAGGPLFDGLPTRWPLSGSPSREVFETGVPLFVEDIRAHEGWLLYRIDAEVQRYRAVALLPLPGALPRVLSLHAPPAHLPEAAERAALLAGAAIFAAALNAEARADAIAGAQAGGEAAASAAGLRALCPPHYAEALDRLCAAPDDRTRRLAQTALVFVEQGGRIRRSAATLGIHPSTLRYRLDLLRDRHGLDLTDETVRRAVYPAIVLAPARSA; encoded by the coding sequence ATGATCCGAACTCTCGCCGCTCTCGCGACCCTCCTCGACGCGGAGGCCGGAGCGGGCCGCCGCGTGATGCCGGCCGGGCTTGAGGCGCTCGCGCGGATGCACGCGCCCTGGACCTCCTCCGGGGTGCTTGCCATCGATGCCGCTGCCGGGCTGGTGCGCCTGGAGGGCTGCCACGGCGCGGGCGGGCCGCTGTTCGACGGGTTGCCGACGCGCTGGCCCCTGTCCGGGAGCCCCTCGCGGGAGGTGTTCGAGACCGGGGTTCCGCTGTTCGTCGAGGACATCCGCGCGCATGAAGGCTGGCTGCTCTACCGCATCGATGCCGAGGTGCAGCGCTACCGGGCCGTGGCCCTGCTGCCGCTGCCCGGGGCGCTGCCGCGGGTGCTCTCGCTGCACGCGCCGCCCGCCCACCTGCCGGAGGCTGCGGAACGCGCGGCGCTGCTGGCCGGGGCCGCGATCTTCGCCGCGGCGCTCAACGCCGAGGCCCGCGCCGACGCCATTGCCGGGGCGCAGGCCGGGGGAGAGGCGGCCGCCTCCGCCGCCGGGCTGCGCGCGCTCTGCCCGCCGCACTATGCCGAGGCGCTGGACCGGCTCTGCGCCGCGCCCGATGACCGGACGCGGCGGCTGGCGCAAACGGCGCTGGTCTTCGTCGAGCAGGGCGGCCGCATCCGCCGTTCCGCCGCCACGCTGGGCATCCACCCCTCCACCCTGCGCTACCGGCTGGACCTGCTGCGCGACCGGCACGGCCTGGACCTGACAGATGAAACGGTGCGCCGCGCGGTCTATCCCGCCATCGTGCTGGCCCCCGCCCGCAGCGCCTGA
- a CDS encoding NtaA/DmoA family FMN-dependent monooxygenase (This protein belongs to a clade of FMN-dependent monooxygenases, within a broader family of flavin-dependent oxidoreductases, the luciferase-like monooxygenase (LMM) family, some of whose members use coenzyme F420 rather than FMN.) — protein sequence MSLPLSRKMHLVAYLKTGPTALHPGGWRHPEARLDDILEPARYEHIARVLEDACFDGCFFADLQGLYDIHKGGFETYVQQGGQISFLDPMTVLPIMARATSRLGLGATLSTTLLNPYHIARSLLSLDVLSKGRVAWNVVTSATELEAQNYGLEALPPKDTRYDHADEVVEACLKLWKSWDPDAFVLDKARGIFADPSRVHYANYAGRTVRTRGPLSIPQSAQGHPVLMQAGASDRGREFAARWAEVIFAAQRGIADMTAFRADIHARMARYGRAPGDTAILVQTTCIVGETDAIAQEKAEFVNALIEDELALASTSSSVGVDMSRYREGEALEKLMGNQGMAGSLQLVEQAQRDEKISVTEAAKRRQPNLIVGAPATVADRMEEMFRAGACDGFVLTPVTHPSSHEAFARSVVPELQRRGLMRTHYRTSTLREHLRDAG from the coding sequence ATGTCCCTACCCCTGTCCAGGAAGATGCATCTCGTCGCCTATCTGAAGACCGGCCCCACCGCGCTGCACCCCGGCGGCTGGCGCCACCCGGAGGCGCGGCTCGACGATATCCTCGAGCCCGCGCGCTACGAGCACATCGCCCGGGTGCTGGAGGATGCCTGCTTCGACGGCTGCTTCTTCGCCGACCTGCAGGGCCTCTACGACATCCACAAGGGCGGCTTCGAGACCTATGTGCAGCAGGGCGGGCAGATCTCGTTCCTCGACCCGATGACGGTGCTGCCGATCATGGCGCGCGCCACCAGCCGGCTGGGCCTGGGCGCCACGCTCTCGACAACCCTGCTCAACCCCTACCACATCGCCCGCTCCCTCCTCTCGCTCGACGTGCTGAGCAAGGGGCGCGTGGCGTGGAACGTGGTCACCTCCGCCACCGAGCTGGAGGCGCAGAACTACGGGCTGGAGGCGCTGCCGCCGAAGGACACCCGCTACGACCACGCCGACGAGGTGGTCGAGGCCTGCCTGAAGCTGTGGAAGAGCTGGGACCCGGACGCCTTCGTGCTCGACAAGGCGCGCGGCATCTTCGCCGACCCCTCCAGGGTGCATTACGCCAATTACGCCGGCCGGACGGTGCGCACCCGCGGACCGCTCTCCATTCCGCAGAGCGCGCAAGGACACCCGGTGCTGATGCAGGCCGGCGCCTCCGACCGGGGCCGGGAATTCGCCGCCCGCTGGGCCGAGGTGATCTTCGCCGCCCAGCGCGGCATCGCCGACATGACCGCCTTCCGCGCGGACATCCATGCCCGCATGGCCCGCTACGGCCGCGCCCCCGGCGACACCGCCATCCTGGTGCAGACGACCTGCATCGTGGGCGAGACCGACGCCATCGCGCAGGAGAAGGCCGAGTTCGTGAACGCGCTCATCGAGGACGAGCTCGCCCTCGCCTCCACCTCCAGTTCCGTGGGCGTGGACATGAGCCGCTACCGCGAGGGCGAGGCGCTGGAAAAGCTCATGGGCAACCAGGGCATGGCCGGCTCGCTGCAGCTTGTCGAGCAGGCGCAGCGCGACGAGAAGATCAGCGTGACGGAGGCGGCGAAACGCCGGCAGCCGAACCTCATCGTCGGCGCGCCCGCCACCGTGGCCGACCGGATGGAGGAGATGTTCCGCGCCGGGGCCTGCGACGGGTTCGTGCTCACCCCGGTCACCCACCCGTCCAGCCACGAGGCCTTCGCGCGCTCCGTGGTGCCCGAACTGCAGCGTCGCGGCCTGATGCGCACGCACTACCGCACCAGCACGCTTCGCGAGCACCTGCGCGACGCCGGCTGA
- a CDS encoding ABC transporter substrate-binding protein: protein MTKLPVARAARPLLAPCAALALTAGFAQADEIRVLNWQGYGTDEAWALDAFAAKTGHTVVHEYFNSEQEMLTKLRTNPGAYDVVLINTAYTGQAAREGLIQKLDYADFPHASGIPDAMKETAALYEGGALYGIPWVWGVTSIAYNTEVLPEAPQSIELLWSPDFAGRVGWRDDAVESVQMAAISLGQDINNPTNWEAIEAKLKALKPQIRTFWSSENEWNQYFSSGEFDISVYWSGSAARSANNFGLPVGFAIPKEGAIGWLDGLSLAADAPHPEAAKAFIDYMIDPEFYVKWDTDVGAPVSANAEAVAALPDKAFNKVLASDEGVAARLKFLGPIDDDVREHMLQVWQATKTEFQN, encoded by the coding sequence ATGACGAAGCTGCCGGTGGCCCGAGCCGCCAGACCCCTTCTTGCACCCTGCGCCGCACTCGCCCTCACCGCCGGCTTCGCCCAGGCCGACGAGATCCGCGTGCTGAACTGGCAGGGCTACGGCACCGACGAGGCCTGGGCGCTGGACGCCTTCGCCGCGAAGACCGGCCACACCGTGGTGCACGAGTATTTCAACTCCGAGCAGGAGATGCTCACCAAGCTGCGCACCAACCCCGGCGCCTATGACGTGGTGCTGATCAACACCGCCTACACCGGGCAGGCCGCGCGCGAGGGCCTGATCCAGAAGCTCGACTACGCCGACTTCCCCCATGCCTCCGGCATCCCCGACGCGATGAAGGAGACCGCGGCGCTCTACGAGGGCGGCGCGCTCTACGGCATTCCCTGGGTCTGGGGCGTCACCTCCATCGCCTACAACACCGAGGTGCTGCCGGAGGCGCCGCAGAGCATCGAGCTGCTCTGGTCGCCGGATTTCGCCGGCCGGGTGGGCTGGCGCGACGACGCGGTGGAATCGGTGCAGATGGCGGCGATCTCGCTGGGCCAGGACATCAACAACCCCACGAACTGGGAGGCGATCGAGGCCAAGCTGAAGGCGCTGAAGCCGCAGATCCGCACGTTCTGGAGCTCGGAGAACGAGTGGAACCAGTATTTCTCCTCCGGCGAGTTCGACATCTCGGTCTACTGGTCCGGCTCCGCGGCCCGCTCGGCGAACAACTTCGGCCTGCCGGTGGGCTTCGCCATTCCGAAGGAGGGCGCGATCGGCTGGCTCGACGGGCTCTCCCTCGCCGCCGACGCCCCGCACCCCGAGGCGGCGAAGGCCTTCATCGACTACATGATCGACCCGGAGTTCTACGTGAAGTGGGACACGGACGTGGGCGCCCCGGTCTCGGCCAATGCCGAGGCGGTCGCGGCCCTGCCCGACAAGGCCTTCAACAAGGTGCTGGCGAGTGACGAGGGCGTGGCCGCGCGCCTGAAGTTCCTCGGCCCCATCGACGACGACGTGCGCGAGCACATGCTGCAGGTCTGGCAGGCGACCAAGACCGAGTTCCAGAACTGA
- a CDS encoding ABC transporter permease produces MTSPARGAPGQAGAILALTGPAYLWLAVAILLPLSAMFYFSFLSEAPMAGKTAEWTLANYRAFLEQDFYRTLMLRSLRLGAEVVFWCFVLGFPCALVLAKSIRGRAREALFLLVILPFWSNALVRIFSWTMMLRGNGILEKAIDMVFPGAGHLNLMFTYEAVVIGLVHSYLPYMILTCYISLQAIEDDLLEAARSMGASRLTILRRILLPLALPGILAGVVLIFVPVIGSFMEPRILGGRNGTFIGTVIEDQFTAVFNWPLGAALSFIMLGCVGVVFAVSRLALGRRG; encoded by the coding sequence ATGACCAGCCCCGCCAGGGGGGCGCCCGGTCAGGCGGGCGCCATCCTCGCCCTCACCGGCCCGGCCTACCTGTGGCTCGCCGTGGCCATCCTGCTGCCGCTCTCGGCGATGTTCTACTTCTCCTTCCTCTCCGAGGCCCCGATGGCGGGCAAGACGGCGGAATGGACCCTGGCCAACTACCGCGCCTTCCTGGAGCAGGACTTCTACCGCACGCTGATGCTGCGCTCGCTGCGGCTGGGCGCGGAGGTGGTGTTCTGGTGCTTCGTGCTGGGCTTTCCCTGCGCGCTGGTGCTGGCGAAATCCATCAGGGGCCGGGCGCGCGAGGCGCTGTTCCTGCTGGTGATCCTGCCGTTCTGGTCCAACGCGCTGGTGCGCATCTTCTCCTGGACGATGATGCTGCGCGGCAACGGCATCCTGGAGAAGGCCATCGACATGGTCTTCCCCGGGGCCGGCCACCTCAACCTGATGTTCACCTACGAGGCCGTGGTGATCGGGCTGGTGCACTCCTACCTGCCCTACATGATCCTCACCTGCTACATCTCGCTGCAGGCGATCGAGGACGACCTGCTGGAGGCCGCGCGCTCCATGGGGGCCTCGCGGCTCACCATCCTGCGCCGCATCCTGCTGCCGCTCGCCCTGCCCGGCATCCTGGCCGGGGTGGTGCTGATCTTCGTGCCGGTCATCGGCTCGTTCATGGAGCCGCGCATCCTGGGCGGGCGCAACGGCACCTTCATCGGCACGGTGATCGAGGACCAGTTCACCGCGGTGTTCAACTGGCCGCTGGGGGCGGCGCTGTCGTTCATCATGCTGGGCTGCGTGGGCGTGGTCTTCGCCGTCTCGCGGCTGGCGCTGGGGAGGAGAGGCTGA
- a CDS encoding ABC transporter permease, which translates to MRMLSLGGAGRVYLALVLLFLYCPIVVMAVMSFNESQFYTLPVKWSAKWYVALAGNERILSAAANSVGIAVLTTLIASVLGTAAALAFFRYRFRGREALQLLLFPPIAIPWLITGTAMLLFFFWIGIGRGLHAILLGHVALALPYVIIVTSARLKAYDPDLELAARSMGAPPWMVFRRVTLPFLAPGFLAAALFAFAVSFDQFVISYFLTVPGTSTLPVEIYTAIRKGFTPEINAISTIVIGFSMALLLGVARFYKFGGERK; encoded by the coding sequence ATGCGGATGCTGTCGCTCGGCGGCGCGGGGCGGGTCTATCTCGCGCTGGTGCTGCTGTTTCTCTACTGCCCCATCGTGGTGATGGCGGTGATGTCGTTCAACGAGAGCCAGTTCTACACCCTGCCGGTGAAATGGTCGGCGAAGTGGTACGTGGCGCTGGCGGGCAACGAGCGCATCCTCTCCGCGGCTGCGAATTCTGTGGGCATCGCGGTGCTCACCACCCTCATCGCCTCCGTGCTGGGCACGGCCGCTGCGCTCGCCTTCTTCCGCTACCGGTTTCGCGGGCGCGAGGCGCTGCAGCTGCTGCTGTTCCCGCCCATCGCCATTCCGTGGCTGATCACCGGCACGGCCATGCTGCTGTTCTTCTTCTGGATCGGCATCGGCCGCGGGCTGCACGCCATCCTGCTCGGCCATGTGGCGCTGGCGCTGCCTTACGTGATCATCGTCACCTCCGCGCGGCTGAAGGCTTACGACCCGGACCTGGAGCTGGCCGCCCGCTCCATGGGCGCACCGCCCTGGATGGTGTTTCGCCGCGTCACCCTGCCCTTCCTCGCGCCGGGCTTCCTGGCCGCCGCGCTGTTCGCCTTCGCGGTGTCCTTCGACCAGTTCGTGATTTCCTACTTCCTCACCGTGCCGGGCACCTCGACCCTGCCGGTGGAGATCTACACCGCCATCCGCAAGGGCTTCACGCCCGAGATCAACGCCATCTCGACCATCGTCATCGGCTTCTCGATGGCGCTGCTGCTGGGGGTGGCGCGCTTCTACAAGTTCGGGGGAGAGCGCAAATGA
- a CDS encoding ABC transporter ATP-binding protein produces MTVISVQRVTKTFGGHDALTDLSVTFDDGGFYALLGPSGSGKTTLLRLIAGFEFPDAGRILFNGDPVEMLPAEKRDVGMMFQSYALFPNMSVFDNVAFGLSVRKVPAAEIRTRVGEALELVRLTGYDRRKPSELSGGQRQRVALARAIVFRPRVLLLDEPLSALDKALRLGMQVELRRIQRDVGITTLFVTHDQEEALTLADRVGVLRDGRLVQEGPPRQLYERPATAFTATFLGDANLLRGPTTAGVLTLADGTSLVPDSPASGAEAICAVRPERIDLLAPGEDAAGRNVITGTVSEVIFAGNALHYLVDWQGQSLKVTSPNRGTQAAAPGESVRLGFARRDTVLVAP; encoded by the coding sequence ATGACCGTCATTTCCGTGCAGCGCGTCACCAAGACCTTCGGCGGCCACGACGCGCTGACCGACCTGTCGGTCACCTTCGACGACGGCGGCTTCTACGCTCTGCTGGGCCCCTCCGGCTCCGGCAAGACCACGCTGCTGCGCCTGATCGCGGGGTTCGAGTTTCCCGACGCGGGCCGCATCCTGTTCAACGGCGACCCGGTGGAGATGCTGCCGGCGGAGAAGCGCGACGTGGGCATGATGTTCCAGTCCTACGCGCTGTTCCCGAACATGAGCGTGTTCGACAACGTGGCCTTCGGGCTCAGCGTGCGCAAGGTGCCGGCGGCGGAGATCCGCACCCGGGTGGGCGAGGCGCTGGAGCTGGTGCGCCTCACCGGCTACGACAGGCGCAAGCCCTCGGAGCTGTCCGGCGGCCAGCGCCAGCGGGTGGCCCTGGCCCGCGCCATCGTGTTCCGCCCCCGGGTGCTGCTGCTCGACGAGCCGCTCTCCGCGCTCGACAAGGCGCTGCGGCTGGGCATGCAGGTGGAGCTGCGCCGCATCCAGCGCGACGTGGGCATCACCACGCTCTTCGTCACCCATGACCAGGAGGAGGCGCTCACGCTGGCCGACCGCGTGGGCGTGCTGCGCGACGGGCGGCTGGTGCAGGAAGGCCCGCCCCGGCAGCTCTACGAACGCCCGGCCACCGCCTTCACCGCCACCTTCCTCGGCGACGCGAACCTGTTGCGCGGCCCGACCACCGCCGGTGTCCTCACCCTTGCCGACGGCACCAGCCTCGTCCCGGACAGCCCGGCCTCCGGCGCGGAGGCGATCTGCGCCGTGCGCCCGGAGCGGATCGACCTGCTCGCCCCGGGAGAGGACGCCGCCGGGCGCAACGTGATCACCGGCACGGTGAGCGAGGTGATCTTCGCCGGCAACGCGCTGCACTATCTGGTGGACTGGCAGGGCCAGAGCCTGAAGGTCACCAGCCCGAACCGCGGCACCCAGGCCGCCGCGCCGGGCGAGAGCGTGCGCCTCGGCTTCGCCCGGCGCGACACGGTCCTGGTCGCCCCGTGA
- a CDS encoding cysteine hydrolase family protein: MSGLRFGPPGPNPLMICIDMQRLFLEPGPWHTPAGHDILPTCVALARARPEASLFTRFLPARSAETASGSWARYYRHWEAVTLERTGPETVDLVAPLLGLAAPERVFDKTTYDAFDAAPFARAIAAATPSALVFTGIETDVCVLASVLSAVDLGYRCLLVTDAVAGSDPQAHSACLAHVYPRFDQQVEMLTTAELMPHWAG, translated from the coding sequence ATGAGCGGCCTGCGCTTCGGGCCGCCGGGGCCGAACCCGCTGATGATCTGCATCGACATGCAGCGGCTGTTCCTGGAGCCGGGGCCCTGGCACACCCCCGCCGGGCACGACATCCTGCCGACCTGCGTGGCGCTGGCCCGGGCCCGCCCGGAGGCGAGCCTGTTCACCCGGTTCCTGCCTGCCCGGAGCGCGGAGACCGCCTCCGGCAGCTGGGCCCGCTACTACCGCCACTGGGAGGCGGTGACCCTGGAGCGGACCGGCCCGGAGACGGTGGATCTCGTCGCCCCGCTCCTCGGCCTCGCCGCGCCGGAGCGGGTGTTCGACAAGACCACCTACGACGCCTTCGACGCCGCCCCCTTTGCACGGGCCATCGCCGCCGCCACCCCGTCCGCGCTGGTGTTCACCGGAATCGAGACGGATGTCTGCGTGCTGGCCTCCGTGCTCTCGGCGGTGGACCTCGGCTATCGCTGCCTGCTGGTGACCGACGCCGTGGCCGGCTCCGACCCGCAGGCCCATTCCGCCTGCCTGGCCCATGTCTACCCGCGCTTCGACCAGCAGGTGGAGATGCTCACCACCGCGGAGCTGATGCCGCACTGGGCCGGGTGA
- the moaA gene encoding GTP 3',8-cyclase MoaA produces MTAPQLTDPFAREISYLRVSVTDRCDFRCAYCMAEHMSFLPKKELLSLEELDRLCTQFVELGVRKLRITGGEPLVRRGIMGFFNAMGRHLESGALEELTLTTNGSQLRRHAADLFAAGVRRVNVSLDTLDEAKFAEITRWGRLAQVLDGIDAAQEAGLKIKINAVALKGFNDVEVHRMVEWCGARGFDLTFIEVMPMGEMDADRLDQYWPLDAVRAELATRWRLSESAHRTGGPARYMRVEETGGRIGFITPLTHNFCESCNRVRLTCTGQLYMCLGQDDDADLRAVLRANPTDNAALEAAIREAISRKPKGHDFDYSRREVRGEVSRHMSVTGG; encoded by the coding sequence ATGACCGCACCCCAGCTCACCGACCCGTTCGCGCGCGAGATCAGCTACCTGCGCGTCTCCGTGACGGACCGTTGCGACTTCCGCTGCGCCTATTGCATGGCCGAGCACATGAGCTTCCTGCCCAAGAAGGAGCTGCTCTCGCTGGAGGAGCTGGACCGGCTCTGCACGCAATTCGTCGAACTGGGCGTGCGCAAGCTGCGCATCACCGGGGGCGAGCCGCTGGTGCGCCGGGGCATCATGGGCTTCTTCAACGCCATGGGCCGGCATCTGGAGAGCGGCGCGCTGGAAGAGCTCACCCTCACCACCAACGGCAGCCAGCTCCGCCGCCACGCGGCCGATCTCTTCGCCGCCGGCGTGCGCCGGGTGAATGTCTCGCTCGACACGCTGGATGAGGCGAAATTCGCCGAGATCACCCGCTGGGGCCGCCTCGCGCAGGTGCTCGACGGCATCGACGCCGCGCAGGAGGCGGGGCTGAAGATCAAGATCAACGCCGTGGCCCTGAAGGGCTTCAACGACGTCGAGGTTCACCGGATGGTGGAGTGGTGCGGCGCGCGCGGCTTCGACCTCACCTTCATCGAGGTGATGCCGATGGGCGAGATGGACGCGGACCGGCTGGACCAGTACTGGCCGCTCGACGCGGTGCGCGCCGAGCTCGCCACCCGCTGGCGCCTCTCCGAAAGCGCCCACCGCACCGGCGGCCCCGCCCGCTACATGCGGGTGGAGGAGACCGGCGGGCGCATCGGCTTCATCACCCCGCTCACGCATAATTTCTGCGAGAGCTGCAACCGCGTGCGCCTCACCTGCACCGGGCAGCTCTACATGTGCCTGGGCCAGGACGACGACGCGGACCTGCGCGCCGTGCTGCGCGCCAACCCCACGGACAATGCAGCGCTGGAGGCCGCCATCCGCGAGGCGATCTCGCGCAAGCCGAAGGGCCATGATTTCGACTATTCCCGCCGCGAAGTGCGCGGCGAGGTCTCGCGCCACATGTCGGTGACCGGCGGCTGA
- the aidB gene encoding AidB family quorum-quenching N-acyl homoserine lactonase: MADTTAQAGDFTVTSLFDGTFEAPAKVLVHPQGEAARAAAIAALGTPSFRIPVHCFLVRGGGETMLIDTGAGTGWGGGYGLLRPALQALGLTPGSIDRVLLTHFHGDHALGLLEQGAAYFPNARVTAPEADLTFFTSPEHRAATPETRRGGFDVAARVLAAYPGRVEGAAPGPVLPGVELVALPGHTPGHSGYRLGTGAQALLVWGDLAHLPGLQLADPQVGLEYDSDAAQAVETRRQTLAALASSGERVTGGHVTGFQRVRRSGTGYALDPVG; encoded by the coding sequence ATGGCCGACACCACCGCACAGGCGGGCGATTTCACCGTCACTTCCCTCTTCGACGGCACGTTCGAGGCCCCGGCCAAGGTGCTGGTGCACCCGCAGGGGGAGGCGGCCCGGGCGGCGGCCATCGCGGCGCTGGGCACCCCCAGCTTCCGCATTCCGGTGCACTGTTTCCTGGTGCGGGGCGGCGGCGAGACGATGCTGATCGACACCGGGGCCGGCACCGGCTGGGGCGGCGGCTACGGCCTCCTGCGCCCGGCGCTTCAGGCCCTGGGCCTGACGCCCGGCAGCATCGACCGGGTGCTGCTCACCCATTTCCACGGCGACCACGCCCTGGGCCTGCTGGAGCAGGGGGCGGCCTATTTCCCCAATGCGCGGGTGACGGCGCCGGAGGCAGACCTCACCTTCTTCACCAGCCCGGAGCACCGCGCCGCCACGCCGGAGACACGCCGCGGCGGGTTCGACGTCGCCGCGCGGGTGCTGGCGGCCTATCCGGGCCGGGTGGAGGGGGCGGCGCCGGGGCCGGTTCTGCCGGGCGTCGAACTGGTGGCCCTGCCGGGCCATACGCCGGGGCATTCGGGCTACCGCCTCGGGACGGGCGCGCAGGCGCTGCTGGTCTGGGGAGACCTGGCGCACCTGCCCGGGCTGCAGCTCGCGGACCCGCAGGTCGGGCTGGAATATGACAGTGACGCCGCCCAGGCGGTGGAGACGCGCCGGCAGACCCTCGCGGCACTCGCCTCAAGCGGTGAGCGTGTCACCGGCGGGCACGTGACCGGCTTTCAGCGCGTGCGCCGCAGCGGAACCGGTTACGCGCTGGACCCCGTGGGCTGA
- a CDS encoding alpha/beta hydrolase produces MRTHDMKPVLDPALFDAAAVSEETARFNAELEATLADLPATHEVPVEVTRKAREEGRGIFPIRGPLPGSDWTELPNGNRVRISPAPQPRGIFLHIHGGGWTLGSPEHFDLPNQAIAAGTGLTVVSVKYRLAPEHVWPAQLDDCLAAFDWVRGQWPDLPVVIGGESAGGHLSAALLVALRDAGRMARVSGAVFNYGCFDMRMTASMALWGPRKLVLSTPTVAWFIDNVMPEVAVRSDPVASPLLAGLSGMPPALFQVGTSDPLLDDTLQLSARWAGAGIDTALAVYPGGVHAFDAFDIDIARAFRARQIEFINGCV; encoded by the coding sequence ATGCGCACACATGACATGAAGCCGGTGCTCGACCCGGCGCTTTTCGATGCCGCCGCCGTCTCGGAGGAGACCGCGCGGTTCAACGCGGAGCTGGAGGCGACACTCGCCGACCTGCCCGCCACGCACGAGGTGCCCGTGGAGGTCACCCGCAAGGCCCGGGAGGAGGGGCGGGGGATCTTCCCGATCCGCGGCCCGCTGCCCGGGTCCGACTGGACGGAGCTGCCGAACGGCAACCGCGTCCGCATCAGCCCGGCGCCCCAGCCGCGCGGCATCTTCCTGCACATCCACGGCGGGGGCTGGACCCTCGGCAGCCCGGAGCATTTCGACCTGCCGAACCAGGCGATCGCGGCCGGAACCGGGCTCACGGTGGTGTCGGTGAAATATCGGCTGGCGCCGGAGCACGTGTGGCCGGCGCAACTGGACGATTGCCTGGCGGCCTTCGACTGGGTGCGGGGCCAGTGGCCGGACCTGCCGGTGGTGATCGGCGGCGAATCGGCCGGCGGGCATCTCTCCGCCGCGCTGCTGGTGGCGCTGCGCGACGCGGGGCGCATGGCGCGGGTGTCCGGGGCGGTGTTCAACTACGGCTGCTTCGACATGCGGATGACCGCGTCGATGGCGCTGTGGGGGCCGCGCAAGCTGGTGCTCTCCACGCCCACGGTGGCCTGGTTCATCGACAACGTGATGCCGGAGGTGGCGGTGCGCTCCGACCCCGTGGCCTCGCCGCTGCTGGCCGGGCTTTCCGGCATGCCGCCGGCGCTGTTCCAGGTCGGCACGTCCGACCCGCTGCTGGACGACACGCTGCAGCTTTCCGCCCGCTGGGCCGGGGCGGGCATCGACACCGCGCTCGCGGTCTACCCCGGTGGGGTGCATGCCTTCGATGCCTTCGACATCGACATCGCCCGCGCCTTCCGCGCCCGGCAGATCGAGTTCATCAACGGCTGCGTGTGA
- a CDS encoding GNAT family N-acetyltransferase, with protein MTGFRKPRYAARFAENAADILAAQRLRYRSFRAAPGPEGETGLDADDFDRVCRHVLVEDTRDGRLVCCFRILPLRDGSEIGRSYSAQYYDLEALKSYTGPMVEMGRFCVDPAVQHPDILRVAWGAVTGFVEENGVELLFGCSSFHGTEAEEYHDAFALLAERHLAPKRWLPRVKAPRVFRFAARLGLRKPDLKLAMKRMPPLLRTYLVMGGWVSDHAVIDKDLNTLHVFTGVEVRSVPKARARLLRTRDA; from the coding sequence ATGACCGGTTTCCGCAAGCCCAGGTATGCCGCGCGTTTTGCCGAGAACGCGGCCGATATCCTGGCCGCGCAGCGATTGCGTTACCGCAGTTTCCGCGCCGCCCCCGGCCCGGAGGGCGAGACCGGGCTGGACGCCGACGATTTCGACCGGGTGTGCCGCCACGTGCTGGTGGAGGACACGCGCGACGGGCGCCTCGTGTGCTGCTTCCGCATCCTGCCGCTGCGTGACGGCTCGGAAATCGGCCGCTCCTACTCCGCACAATATTACGACCTCGAGGCGCTGAAGAGCTACACCGGCCCGATGGTGGAGATGGGGCGATTCTGCGTGGACCCGGCGGTCCAGCACCCGGACATCCTGCGGGTGGCCTGGGGTGCGGTGACCGGCTTCGTCGAGGAGAACGGCGTCGAGCTGCTGTTCGGCTGTTCCAGTTTCCACGGCACCGAGGCGGAGGAATACCACGACGCCTTCGCCCTGCTGGCCGAGCGGCACCTCGCGCCCAAGCGCTGGCTGCCGCGGGTGAAGGCGCCCCGCGTCTTCCGCTTCGCCGCGCGCCTGGGGCTGCGCAAGCCGGACCTGAAGTTGGCGATGAAGCGCATGCCGCCGCTGCTCCGCACCTATCTGGTGATGGGGGGCTGGGTGTCGGACCATGCGGTGATCGACAAGGATCTCAACACCTTGCACGTGTTCACCGGCGTGGAAGTGCGCTCGGTTCCCAAGGCACGCGCCCGCCTGCTGCGCACCCGCGACGCCTGA